The sequence AAATAACTCTTGGGATCATAATTTTGAATGATCCCAGCTACCTTAGTCAGGGAGGGGGTATGATCGAATTTGGTGATGTGATGGACACCGGATTTCCCCTGGGAGAGATTATTCCAAAATTCTTTGATTTCAACACCGAGTGGACAGAATATTCCCATACCTGTGACGAAGACACGCTTACGCCCCATTCTGATCTCGATTCACAACTCCAACGATCCCAGGGTGACATCGCCTATAAACCTCAACATAATCTGGCCGGTTGATATGGGCATATTGAAGAGTAGCATCCAAGCTGACGTATCCAAAGAGTTGAGCAAGATCTGTTAAATCCAACCCATTCTCCAACAAGTGTGCTGCAAATGAATGACGGAGAATACGTGCATTGATACGGCTCTGAATTCCAGCTCGTTTTGCGTGCTTCTTAATCATGAACCAGAACCCAACCCTCGTCATTCTCTCACCATCTCTATTTGGAAATAAGCACAAATCTTCCTCGAAGCGCAATCTGTCCTGTCTACCTTCTTTGAGGTATTTTTGAAGTACCTCAATTGCCATTGTAGTAACCGGAACCATTCGCTCCCTTCGACCTCGCACCTTCAGAAAACCCAAATCTAAAAATAAATCTGAGGTGTCTAAATTCAACAATTCATGAACTTTTAAGCCACTTGAATAGAGCAATTCCAACATTGCTCGATCTCGCAGTCCAAGATAATGATCATCTGAAGGAGCCTCCAATAAATCTTCAACCTCGTTTGTACTCAATAGTTCTGGGGGCTTTGGGGGAATTTCAGGAAACTTTACGAGATGGAGCGGGTTGACACGAATCCAATTTTTTCCCTCTGCACAATTTAAAAATAGTTTTAAGGAAGAAAGATGACGGCAAACCGAGCTGGGTTGCATAAAATCAAGCAACTGATCTCGATATTGTCCCATAAGCAAGTGATTGACCTTCCCTAGGTCCCCAGCCTCTGTGGTGGCTACATACCAATGCAGAAACTGCTGAGTGTCATCGTGGTGGTTTTTCAGGCTACTGTCTGAGTAGGATTGCGACTTCAACCATTCCATAAATTCTTGAAGCAGCAGTTCCATGAGGAAGCAGATGTAGGAGTGAAGTGGAGGAGAAGCCCACGAGAACCGTGTGAGCAAATGGGGCTTTTGATGCCTAGCCCGAATAGGTGGAGAAGCGTATAAGAACTTTAGGCTTCCTTAGTAAAGGCGTGCTCACCATTCTCAGGGACAATCTCCGCGTGGTGATGAAAAGGCAACAAAAGTTTGTCATCACAAGAACCGCAGGACTTCTCGGCAAAAAACCACAGGCAAAGTGATTTTTAGACCATATTGAACCTTAGCGAATACAGTCCATCTGGGCAAGTGAATTCAAGCTTGGACTAGAACCTGATCAAGTCTTTCACAAAGATCACGAAGATTTTTTTCCATTTCATCATACTGCGGTTGTTGCTTCTGTCTCATCAACTGATCAGCCAGATTTAAGGCCACTAACAAGTACAAATTACTGGAGGAAATAGAGCTAGAACTTTGTTGGATTGTTGAAATTTGTTGTTCCAAAAAGCTCTCCACTTTCCTTATGTGCTCTTCGCCATAAGGACTTGCAATCGCAAATCGGTTACCGTTGACTATAATTTGATACTGTTTGCGATCAGCTTTGGCGTCAGACATGGCAGTTCCTCAACAAGGTAGAAAGTTAGCCCTCTGCAATGATTTTCACCTTCTCGGTGTGCAGAACACGATACAGGTTCCGCTCCTGAGGTTTTGATGGATCAAGCTGTGAATTAAACTGGTAAACACGCTTATGTCGGCTTGTCGTGAAACGGAATGTGATTGGGAGTGGCCGCTCTTTATTATATGCGGGAAGTTGTTTTGTGTCACTGGGTTCAAAATAAATGAAATTAGGAGAGTTAAACCTGACAAGAGCGCTGAACTCTTCATTCTGATGATGATCTGTTGGTGATCTATAACTCGCAGTTAGCTGTACTCCTGGAGCTACCTGACGGGAATTTCCTACAACCAGATCTGGATTTTCAGAAGTGAACCTCAACTTCTCCCTAAGCTTCACCAAAAGATCTAACTTCTGATAGTCCAGTTGTCCTAATTTCTGAATTGACTGCTCAAAGATTTCAGCCTTCTTAGTAATTGCCTTGTAGTCTTTAACATCCATCAATCTAGACATTTCCCACAACAGTTGAGCCTCATTTTCTTCCAAACGGAACTCTTTACTAACCGTCTCGATTAATTTCAAACGAGCACGTTCGTATAGTTTTACCTTAAAACCATCAACTAAATTTTGATCTGGTGTGTAATAAATATTGAGATTTCCACGGTCAGTATCCTCCCAAAAGGTGGGCCCTGCGAATTTCAATCGACCACATGAGATTTCAATCACTTTGCTAAAGTTAATTTCCCCAAGAACGTTAACATCATCCATTACGTCCTTAAGAATTTTCTCGACAAACTCCTCATCATTATTTCGCTCATAGAAAAGAGCCAATCCAATCTGCAGAATCCTCACTCCGTTATTTATCAGAACACCTTGATCTAGGTCCTCTTTGTTAACATCCGGTGGGTTATCAACTTGCAGAATCTCTCCAAGCAGATGAGTTTGTAAATCCCTATCCCATTTCTCGTTATAAACCTTCTCCAACAGCTTTTTCATCTCAGTAGCGATGACATCGACAATGAAATACAGAGCGGGGCTATTTTTCCCATGCTTAAAGATTTCAATACCGTAAATTCTGAAGTACATGAAGCAGCGTTTGAGGTAATCAATCCGCTGATGATCTGCCAAATGATTTACAAAATTCCCATAGTGGAACGCAACGTTATAAAGATTTCTCGCTTCGTTGTTCTTGATCGCATGCTTGATCGCAAATCGAAGAAGGGTGTTAAATCGAATAATGATCACATCTACTAAGTTATCATCCTCTACTTCAATCGCGGTTAGACCGATTTCGGACATCTCTGCAGCCACCAATGAAGCCAGATCAAATGATCCGTCTTCAATTTGCCGTATGTAAACATTTCCGAGTAGGCGGAACAACTTCTGCTCGTAAAATGTCTTTGATTTCTCCATGTCTCCGTACTGACCGATCATAGTCTTAAAGCTGATGTCTGTTCGCACTTTGGGCATTACCGAGAAGAATTCTTCACCAATATGAGATTTGACTCGAACGTATTCATGAATTGTCAAACTCATCTGATGAATGATATCCGCTTTGAGTTCCTTAAAAGACACATATTCTAGAATGTCGTCCAACTGGTTCAAAGCCTCGAACATCTGAACTTGGTATTGCTCGCGGATATTTGGCACTGTAATGAGTGCCTGGGCTCTTTCCGTTGTCAGATCATGAATTTGATCAAGATTATTCCCATAAATGCGACTAATGACGTTGCTTGGTTTGGTATAACGCAGAATGTAGAAAATATAGGGAAATGCAAAAAATGCTGAGAGAACGAGGAGAATGTGGGTGTTAAAAACTCTGCTGGCAGGGCGGACCAGATCAATATCGGCATACAGGTTGATGAGAATTGCGTGCATTCCCGAAACGATCAAAAACCACACGTAGATCAAACTAGGCAGATCTTTCATGTAGAGGTCGATCAGTTTTGGAATACTTTGGGAAGCAATCGAAATGACCAGGATCAAAGTTCCCAAGATCATTCCTAGCAGGGCTTGCCAGACTTCGGCGCTGAACCCCATATCAACACCTTCAAAGCCCTCTGGAAAACTACCGCTGAAAAAAGCGATGATTCCCTTGTATGGCTCGAAGAGGACTGCATCGAAAAGAATGTCGCCAAGAACAACGAGTAAGACTACTCCCATCAACGATGCAGTCGATCGGTTGCGATCTACAAATGCTAACGCGCGGAAAATGTAGAAACTGACCTGCAGAGACGATTTTTGCGATTCCTCTACGGCAGTCTGTTCTGAAACTGTATCCATAACCTTCAAAGAGTGTGATGGGTCAAAACTTCGAAATCCCCTAAGGATTCACTTTAGTTGTTTTTTCAAAACAATTGAGAACTGAAAAAATTGAAAAAAATCTAGATTGCAGCCAACTTCTCGAAACCACAAGCAATAGACGCCCCAACTCAATTGGGAGCATCATTTTCAATGAGTTTTCCCCCTTCCAAAGAAATCACTCTGTCTGCTATTCCCAACACATCGCTGCTGTGGGTTGCTACGATCATGGTTTTCCCTGCTTTCCGAATAAGTTCCCTAAATAAACCTAAAGCTTGCTCTCCAGTTTGTCGATCTAGGTTACCAGTGGGCTCATCGGCCAATACTAAATTTGGTTCGTGAACCAGTGCTCTGGCAATCGCTACCCTCTGCTGTTCCCCACCAGAAAGCCGATCAGAGAAGCTTTCCAATCGATCCCCCAAACCTAGTTCCTGCATAAACTCAGCAACTCTAGCTTTGGCAATTTTTACAGATATTCCATTTAATTCCATTGGTAGCAACAGATTTTCTTCAACGGTCAATGTAGGAATTAAATTGAAGGACTGGAAAACGAATCCAATATTTTTTCTACGAAATAGAGTTCTTTGGTGCTCGTCCAATTCATTCAACATGGTTTTCGCTATCCTAATACTTCCTGAGGACGGTTCATCGATCCCAGCCAGTAAGTTGAGCAAAGTAGATTTGCCAGAACCACTTCTTCCCAACAAAGCCACTATCTGTCCCTCTTGAATTTTAAGACTTACATTTCGAAGGACTTCACGCATCTCACCACCTTCCAAATAGAACTTGTTCAATTCATTAAGTTCTAAAAAATCTTTCGCTAAAATCTCCAAATAGAATCCTTAATCAAAGTTGACAAGTGACAGCAATCAAAGTAATTTTTAATCGCTTTGCTGATGGCGGGAGTAGCTCAGTTGGTAGAGCGCTGGATTGTGATTCCAGTGGTCGTGGGTTCAAGTCCCATCTCTCGCCCCATGGGCGCCTGTAGCTCAGCTGGATAGAGCATTTGACTTCGGATCAAAGGGTCGGGGGTTCGAATCCTCCCGGGCGCGCCATGCCTTCCTCACAAAATACAATCATTTCGATTACCCCGCTTTTCCTGCTTTCAAAAAGACCCTCGCAATTAATTTTAATATCCTACTGCTGCTCTCTTGAGCAATGGTTGCTCTTTCACTGGAAGATGAACGATGACTGAGAAAGCTCCCACCCCAACGCCAACCCACCAAACTACATCGTAAGACCCAAATTCATCATAGAACAGACCACCTAACCATACCCCTGCAAAACCACCCAGTTGATGAGATAAAAAAACCAATCCGTATAAAGTACCCATGTACTTAAGTCCGTAGTTATAGGCAACCAATCCTGAGGTTAGTGGCACAGTGGCTAACCATAAGCTTCCCATCACAGCTGAAAACAATAGAACTGAGTTCGACGTAATTGGCAACATGATGAAGGCTGCAGCCGCAATTGTGCGGCCTAGATAAATCAACGATAGCAAATTTTTCTTTAGAAAGTATTTCCCCAGTGCCCCTGCGGCTATGGTTCCCAAAAGATTTGCTATGCCAATCATAGCGATTGAAAATGCACCCAACGCCGACGTTGTTGAGACTCCAATGCTCCGTAAAAGACTATCCTGAGGTATTCCCATACACATTTCCTCCACTAAAGCTGGAAAATGTGCAGTGATGAAAGCCAGTTGAAAGCCACAGGAAAAGAATCCCAAGAAAATCATGATGAAGCTTGGATCCTTGAAAGCCCTGCCACAAACTTCTTCTAGGCTCTCCTCCAAATCTTGCCGAGTAGCAAAATTGGTTGATCGCAAGAAAGGGAGAACTACTAAGACAAAGAGAATCGAAACTGCAAAAACCAGAAAAACTTCGGACCATGGCATTATCCCAAGTAACCAACTAGCTGTTGGAGGACCAACAATCTGACCAGCTGAGCCAGCTGCTGTGGTAATGCCTAACGCTAGGGAACGATTCTCAGGACTCGTACTTCTTCCAACGACAGCCAAGATCACCCCAAAACCTGTCCCAGCGATTCCAAAACCAACTAAAATTTCTAGTATTTGAAGTGCTTCTGGAGTGACGGCATAGCTACTCAAAACTAGTCCTAGAGCATACAGGAGTGCCCCAAGCACAATTGCTTTTCGGTCTCCCCACTTCTCTGCAATGACACTGAAGAGTGGTTGTCCAATTCCCCAAGCAAGATTCTGAATAGCAATCGCGAGAGAAAACTCTGAACGAGGCCAAAGGAACTCGGTACCGATAGGGACCTGAAAAACCCCAAAGCTGGCCCTGATTGCAAAACCAACCATTAGAATGACGGAACCAGCCAAAAGCACTGGAGTAAACAATGATGCCTTGTTGTCTGAGTGCATATTCAAAACAACTCTGTCTTTCAGGAGTAGAGTGGGGATTCTGGTAACGGAAGATGAATCAGCGGTGGGAATACATTATTAAAAATGTCAGCTTACTTTGGTAAGCTTTCCGGCCTTGTGCATGCCAGGCCGGAGTAGCAGCTACTTCTTAAAGCTTAGGCTTTCAATCTCTCTAACTCCTCAGGTTTCATCTTGGTTGCTGTGGCAACAACGTCAATGCTCATCTCAGTTTCACTGTTGACTAGCCTGCGAGCAATTTCAACTCGCTCATGTTCTTGGCCACGCAGCATTCCTTCCCGGTGACCTTGGCGCCCTTTTGCTTCCATTGCCTCCATAATCCGATCCCGAATTCTTTTACGAATTTGATCCACTGGAATGATCAAGACCGCCAAAATAAGAACCATCAGCCATTCACCAAAGCCTAAACCAACAGTTCGTAGAACCTCACCTCCCAAGTAAGTGAAGATGATCTGGAGGAAGAAGATCAAGCCAACGACCCGTAAGAAATTCTTGTTTTCACCAATATACTCAAATAGATCTGTACCCTCTGTACGTGAGTTAAATTTATTGAAATTGTTGATGAAAACAAAGAACGCGAAAAATGCTGTCAACAATACTGCATCTGGATTGTAACCTGGATCTGTTGGTAATCCACAACGACTTTCATCACAGGCAAAGAAACTGCTGAGTCCATCACTGGTCAAGAAGAACAAACTCATGATAGCCATCGCAATCCCATTTGTGAAAATAGCAGACCACATGTCTGGAGTAATTAATGGTGCATTTTTTGGAATTGGAGGTTCCTTCATGTATCGACTCAGAGCAGCCTCTCCAGCAAAGGCAATCGCAGCCAGAGTGTCCATAACAAGGTTAATCCAGAGCATTTGAGTCATGGTGAGCGGCAGGCCTATTCCAAAGAAAGGGCCGAAGAAAGCCACCAGAATCGCAGCAACATTTACTGAAAGTTGGAAGATTAGGAACTTTCTTATAGATTTTAGCAATGTCCTTCCATAAAGGACAGCACGAGTTAGTGATGAGAAGTTGTCGTCCAAAATGACAATATCACTGGACTCCTTCGTCATTTCAGTCCCACTCCCCATAGCGAATCCAACATCGGCATTTTTTACAGCGGGGGCGTCATTAACGCCATCACCCGTCATACCCACAACCCAATTGCGTTCCTTGGCAGCCTTAACAAGGCGGCTTTTATCAGTTGGTAGTGCTCTTGATACGACACAAAGATTCGGAAGCATGTCGCGAACCTGAGCGTCAGACATTTCTCCCAGTTCTGTGGAGGTCGTCACAACTGGATTATCCCCTTGGATAATCCCCATTTCTTTGGCAATCGCACGCGCAGTATTCTTCGCATCACCCGTGATCATAACCACGCGAATTCCAGCTGCTTGAGCCTCTTGAACTGCAACTTTAGCTTCCTGACGAATTTCGTCTCTCAACCCGAAGATGGTGATTAAAGCAAGATTTTGAGGCAGGGAAGGATCCTCACTAATTGACTCATCGGTCACTGCTAGCCCAATCAAACGCATAGCTCGCTCGGACATCTTATCCATCTCCTCTAGCAAGTTCTCATGCGAAGGTAAAGGATGGCGCTCTCCGTTTTCGTCTATATAGGCCGTACAGTTAGCCAGCACAATTTCGGCGGCTCCTTTGACCATCGTGACTGACTTCTTACCTTTCACTTGTGAGGCTGAAAATTTGTAGAGGCTCTTGAAGGGGATATTTTGGACGAGTTCTACATCGTCTTTTTCGTTTAGGTTCTCAGCCAAGTATCTAAGTAGGGCTTTTTCAGTTGGATTAGCTCCAACAATGACAGGTTTTGGACCGGTAGTGTCAATGGCAGCGCTGGTATTGTTGCGCAAGGAGAAGACAATTTCATTGCGCAGGCCATCAGGAATTTCATCAAGCTTAGAGTGGTGCTTGCCTGTACCGTCTAGAGTATCAGCAACCTGTAATAAGCCCTGCGTCAGGGTTCCAGTTTTGTCGGAAAACAATACCGTCAGACTACCAGCTGTTTCTATTCCGAGTAGCTTCCTCACGAGAACTTTAGCCTTCAACAGCTTACGCATGTTCATCGAAAGGACGGTTGCGATCATCATTGGGAGTCCCTCTGGAACTACTACCACGATGATGATGATGGCTAATACTATTGCAGTTACGATATCGTGGACAATCTCTCCAAATGGCTGCGAGAAGTATAGGCCTACACTCTCGGCTTCAATGAAGATGTGATTTGACATGAATGCAAAGGCAATCATCACAGAACCAATGTAGCCAAAACGGCTGATTTTTTGACCAAGATCTGCTAACTTTTCTTGTAAAGGAGATAAACGGTCTTCGGCCGAAACTAACTCTTTCATGGTTTGACCGTATTTGGTCTTGTCACCAACAGCAGTGACCAGCATCACACCTTCACCATCATCAACCAAAGCCGCACGCGGAAGTTCGTTTCGCTCTTCATCAATTTTATTTGGGTCTTCGACTGGTACCTTTTTAATAGGTTCTGATTCCCCAGTTAGGGCAGCAGCGTTTACTTCGAGTTTCCCAGCGAGCAAGTATCCGTCAGCCGGCACTGTATCACCTGGTTGTAAAACAACATTATCCCCAGCAACCAAATCGTTGATGCTAATTTCTTGAAGTGTATTATCCCTGAAGGCTTTCACTTTAACTAATGATGCTTCTTCGAGAAGCTTTTGAAACTCATTCTCATTACTGTACTCTGACCAGGTCGCAACAAGAGTAGCCAACGCTACAGCAATCGCGATTCCTACACCCTCATACCAAGGAGCAAAGCCAATCAGGGAGAGGAAAACTGTTATCCCAAGCGCAGCAATCAGGATGATAATGATTGGGTCTTTCAGGTTTGCCAGTAGCTTGTCGGAAAAGCTCTCTACCTCCTGTGTAGTTACCGCGTTTGAACCATTCTGATTTCTCGACTGCAGCGCTTCTGCTTCAGTCAAACCAGGGTACTGAAATTTCATCTAGACTCCTTTGTAAAACCTCGGTTCATCACTTTGTTAAAATATTTTGACATTATGGATGCTAGCAGATTTTTCCCCTTCGTAAAGCTATTTCTATCCTTTTCTCCCATAGATTACTCATGTGAAAAATATGTGACAAATACTTCATATCATTGATAAAAATTAATCTAATCTGATTATCCTGAATTAGACGTTTACATTCTACCAAATTAAATTATGCCGCTTAGTACTATTCCGTTATCTACTGAAATTGTAATTGGAAACCATCTTCCCTTCGTTTTAATTGGAGGGATGAATGTGTTAGAGAGTCGGGAACTCACACTTAGAACAGCAGAGACCTTTGTTAACATAACAGAAAAGCTCTCGATTCCTTATGTATTCAAGGCGTCATTTGATAAAGCGAATCGCTCCTCAGTTCACTCATTTCGTGGACCTGGAATTGAAGAGGGATTGAAATGGCTGGAGGAAGTCCGTCAGGCTTTCAATGTACCTGTAATTACAGACGTACATGAGCCTCATCAAGTAAGTGCTGTCGCCTCCGTGGTAGATATACTCCAGCTGCCTGCCTTTTTATCGAGGCAAACGGATCTGGTCATAGCTCTCGCAAAGACTCAGAAAGCTATCAATATCAAAAAAGCACAATTCCTTTCTCCCTCTGAAATGGAAAATATTCTTCAGAAGTTTGAGAGCGCAGGTAATAGCCAAGTTATGCTATGTGAACGGGGGACAATGTTCGGATACAATAATTTAATTGTGGACATGTTGGGCTTTGGCTTGATGAAAAAACTAGGTGCACCTGTAATTTTTGACGCAACTCACGCAGTACAGATTCCTGGTGGACAAGGCTCTGCTGCTGGTGGTCGTCGACAGCAACTCCGAGAATTGGCCCTCTCGGGATTAGCCACTGGCATTGCGGGAATCTTTCTGGAAGCCCACCCAAATCCCTCTGAGGCAAAATGCGATGGACCCAGTGCTTGGCCTTTGGACAAATTAGAAGCTTTACTGATTCAACTTAAGAAGCAGGATGAGTTGGCTAAAAGCCTGCCACCAATTGAAGTGGAATAAGCTTGGAGGGACGGAACACCTTCTTGTTTTGCACAAGAGGGTTGGCTGGATTCAGATTTGGAAGAGAGTTTTCCAGAATCTTTTTGAGGATTGACGGCCCATCTCGGCTATGCTTTCCGTCAAGGGGATTGATTTTGGACATACCTCTACACAGTTTTGAGCGTTGCCGCAAGCAGCAATTCCGCCATCGTCCATCAGGGAGTCTAGTCGCTCATTGGCGATTAATTTTCCGGTAGGATGCATGTTGAACAGGCGTGCTTGGCTGATCGCTGCTGCTCCCACGAAATTGTTATCACGACTGTACTGAGGGCATGCTTCAACGCAGCAGCCACAGGTCATGCACTCTGAAAGTTTGTAAGCGACTCCCTGATGATCTGGTAGAATCTTATCTCCAGGCCCAAGATCATGGTAGCCATCCATCGGAACCCAGGCTTTAATCCGCTTCAGTGCTTCAAACATTCTGGAGCGGTCCACGGCTAGATCCCTGACAACGGGGAACTTGCTCAGAGGCTGCAAGGTAATTGGTTGCATTAACTTATCGATCAAAGCACTACAAGACTGGCGAGTCTTGCCATTGATCACCATTGTGCAGGTTCCGCATACTTCTTCTAGGCAGTTGCAGTCCCAAACGACCGGACGTACTTTCTTCCCTTCTGAATTGATTGGATTCTTTTGAATATCCATCAAGCAGGAAATGACATTCGAATTTGGCAGATAAGGTATCACGAAGGTCTCCCAGTAAGAGGGATGATTAGGCCCATCTTGCCGGAGGATTTTAAAGGTAATTGTCTTGTTTGACATTTCGCTCCCTAGTTCAGTCATACTTGCGTGGACGTGGTTGAATCAATGATGTATCTACAGCTTCGTAACTGATATCAGGGCCTTTTCCATTGAAAGTCGCAATCGAACTTTTCAGCCATTTCTCGTTCGATTCCTCGTAAAGCCGCATATATTCAAGGTGATCTGGCTTGAAAGAATCTTGTTTGAGGCCTCCCTCCGCCTTCAACTTGGTGTACTCAAGGAAACTTTCTGGCTTAAAATCACTTGGCTGGTTGATTTCAAATTCTGGCTTATAGTGGGCCCCCCTGAACTCGTCACGGAGCAGCGCACCTTTAGCAATTACCTTTGAAAGCTGAATCATGTTGTAGAGTTGGTTTACAAAGCTTGGCACTGGATTGGTCCAGTCACTCGTGTCCAAACATTCAACATCTTTCCAGCGTTCATCGTATTCATCAATTTTTTCAACGGTTGCAGCAAGTCTAGCATTGTCGCGAACGATGAGGACATTTGACATCATCGTTTCTGATAATTCCGCATGGAGCTTGTATGGGTTTTCCTTACCCTTCATTTGCTTGATGCTAGTAAACTTTTCTTGCCATTGTTGTTGTGACTGATCAAACAAGGAAGACGGAAGGTCAGTTGCAGACATTTTTTGATTCTTGATGTAATTCACAACTCCTGGTCCCATCATCAAGCCAGTGTATATACAGCTCAATAGTGAATTTGCTCCAAGTCGGTTGGCCCCATGGTACTGATAATCAGCTTCTCCCGCTGCATATAGCCCCTCCATTGAGGTCATTTGGTTGCGAGGGGACTGGTGATCAATAAAACCATCGGCTGTCCTGTTGTAATCTGTCCAAATCCCTCCCATCGAATAATGAACAGCTGGAAAGATTTCCATTGGCTCCTCGCGAGGATCCACCCCAGTAAATTTCTCATAAATTTCAAGGATTCCTCCAAGCCTTCTATCCAGGAATTCGCGTGAATGATGAGTAAGGTCTAAATAGACCTTCATGTCTCCATGCGCACCCAGGCCTTGATTCACACAAATATCGTAGATTTCTCTTGCACCAACATCTCTTGGGACCAAATTCCCAAATCTGGGGTATTTCTCTTCAAGAAAATATAACCGCTCTTCCGCTGGAATCTCTTTTGGATCTCTCTGATCATTGGCTTTTCTAGGAACCCAAACTCTACCACCTTCACCCCGTGCAGATTCGCTCATCAATCGCAATTTGTCACGACCAGGCACAGCCGTGGGGTGAATTTGAATGAATTCACCATTTCCATACTTAGCACCTTGTAAATAAGCTGAGGTTGTTGCAGTTCCAGTACAAACCACAGAATTTGTAGAACGACCATATACTACCCCAGGTCCTCCAGTGGCCAATATGACCACATCACCTCTCTCTGCTCGGATATCACCAGTTCTTAGATTTTGGATTACAGCCCCAACACATTTTCCATCTTCGTCCTGAACAGCCCCAAGATATTCATGCCATTCTATCTTTTCGACCAAGCCCTCAACTTCGTATCTTCGAACCTGCTCATCTAATGCATAAAGTAGCTGTTGGCCCGTGGTGGCACCAGAGAAAGCAGTCCGATGGTGTAGGGTGCCTCCAAATCTGCGGAAGTCTAAGTTGCCTTCAGGTGTTCGATTGAATGGAACCCCCATTCGATCCAGTAAATAAATGATGAAGGGGGCATGATAGCACATATCCTTACACAAAGGTTGGTGCCCCAAAAAGTCCCCTCCCTTTACGGTATCGTAGAAATGTATCTCCGGAGAATCTCCTTCTCCTTTAATATTTACTGCCCCGTTGATTCCACCCTGAGCACAAACCGAGTGGGATCGTTTCACCGGAAGGAATGAAACCAGTAGCACTGACATTCCCTGCTCCGCAATTTTCATGGTTGCGGCCAATCCAGCAAGCCCCCCTCCTACAACGATGGCTCTCTGCTTAGTCATGGATTTTTCTCCATTTTAAATTGGATGAATTTAGGCGGGTGATTCTTGAAAACTTATTACTGGAGATTCTACCAGATCGCTGACAGTGAATACAACGCTACTGCGGTCAGGAGAACAAAAACTATGATGCTCAAAACCCTAACTCTCAACTGTGCTCTGGGTGTCAGAGCAAGCCCCCAAGTCATACTGAATGTGTTGATACCATTCGCAAAATGGAAGGTTGCGCCCAAAATTCCAAGTAAATAGACACTTTTTGTGAGCCACCCGGTTTCTGCAGAAGCAAATCCCTCTGCCAAGTGTTCGAAGTGTTGGCCGTAAGTATCGGTCATCAATGGCATCACCTTAGTGTTATAAAGATGAGCAAAAATAAATAATAGAACGCCGATACCACTAATTCGCTGAAGCCAGTATAGAAGATGTGAAAAATAGTGATAGGAAGGCTGTGGGGTTGCCTCGATGGAGAGTTTTGCCCCTAAAATCGAGTGATAGAAAAGCGGTATGTAAACGAAGATGATCAGTAGCCAGATTGCTAATGGGCTTTCATAGAATGCATTCGTATGCTCGTTATATTTCTCAGCCCCTTGATGAAGATAGAGTTGGGTATAGAGGTGGTATATTAGAAAGAGGCCAACTGGGATAATACCTGTAAGACTATGAACACGGCGGGTAAAGAAATGGGAGTTCATCTAGACCTTTTTTCAGGAATAAATCGCAGGTTATAGCAGTGAGTCTCTCCAGTCACACTTTAGGCCAGCTGAGCAGAAAGCTTAATCT comes from SAR324 cluster bacterium and encodes:
- a CDS encoding succinate dehydrogenase, translated to MNSHFFTRRVHSLTGIIPVGLFLIYHLYTQLYLHQGAEKYNEHTNAFYESPLAIWLLIIFVYIPLFYHSILGAKLSIEATPQPSYHYFSHLLYWLQRISGIGVLLFIFAHLYNTKVMPLMTDTYGQHFEHLAEGFASAETGWLTKSVYLLGILGATFHFANGINTFSMTWGLALTPRAQLRVRVLSIIVFVLLTAVALYSLSAIW
- the sdhB gene encoding succinate dehydrogenase iron-sulfur subunit is translated as MSNKTITFKILRQDGPNHPSYWETFVIPYLPNSNVISCLMDIQKNPINSEGKKVRPVVWDCNCLEEVCGTCTMVINGKTRQSCSALIDKLMQPITLQPLSKFPVVRDLAVDRSRMFEALKRIKAWVPMDGYHDLGPGDKILPDHQGVAYKLSECMTCGCCVEACPQYSRDNNFVGAAAISQARLFNMHPTGKLIANERLDSLMDDGGIAACGNAQNCVEVCPKSIPLTESIAEMGRQSSKRFWKTLFQI
- the sdhA gene encoding succinate dehydrogenase flavoprotein subunit; this encodes MTKQRAIVVGGGLAGLAATMKIAEQGMSVLLVSFLPVKRSHSVCAQGGINGAVNIKGEGDSPEIHFYDTVKGGDFLGHQPLCKDMCYHAPFIIYLLDRMGVPFNRTPEGNLDFRRFGGTLHHRTAFSGATTGQQLLYALDEQVRRYEVEGLVEKIEWHEYLGAVQDEDGKCVGAVIQNLRTGDIRAERGDVVILATGGPGVVYGRSTNSVVCTGTATTSAYLQGAKYGNGEFIQIHPTAVPGRDKLRLMSESARGEGGRVWVPRKANDQRDPKEIPAEERLYFLEEKYPRFGNLVPRDVGAREIYDICVNQGLGAHGDMKVYLDLTHHSREFLDRRLGGILEIYEKFTGVDPREEPMEIFPAVHYSMGGIWTDYNRTADGFIDHQSPRNQMTSMEGLYAAGEADYQYHGANRLGANSLLSCIYTGLMMGPGVVNYIKNQKMSATDLPSSLFDQSQQQWQEKFTSIKQMKGKENPYKLHAELSETMMSNVLIVRDNARLAATVEKIDEYDERWKDVECLDTSDWTNPVPSFVNQLYNMIQLSKVIAKGALLRDEFRGAHYKPEFEINQPSDFKPESFLEYTKLKAEGGLKQDSFKPDHLEYMRLYEESNEKWLKSSIATFNGKGPDISYEAVDTSLIQPRPRKYD
- the kdsA gene encoding 3-deoxy-8-phosphooctulonate synthase, with amino-acid sequence MPLSTIPLSTEIVIGNHLPFVLIGGMNVLESRELTLRTAETFVNITEKLSIPYVFKASFDKANRSSVHSFRGPGIEEGLKWLEEVRQAFNVPVITDVHEPHQVSAVASVVDILQLPAFLSRQTDLVIALAKTQKAINIKKAQFLSPSEMENILQKFESAGNSQVMLCERGTMFGYNNLIVDMLGFGLMKKLGAPVIFDATHAVQIPGGQGSAAGGRRQQLRELALSGLATGIAGIFLEAHPNPSEAKCDGPSAWPLDKLEALLIQLKKQDELAKSLPPIEVE